A genomic stretch from Nitrobacter winogradskyi Nb-255 includes:
- the hpnE gene encoding hydroxysqualene dehydroxylase HpnE has protein sequence MERTVHIAGGGISGLAAGVRLADAGYLVRVHEAAQQVGGRCRSYFDGATNLTIDNGNHLVLSGNNNVMAYARTIGSEAGLRGPPEAEFQFIDLAADKRWTLRINDGRVPFWVFDRTRRVPDTSPADYFALAPLIWASAGTRVGDAIKCEGVLYKRLVLPLLLAALNIDPPDGSAGLAGAIIRETLLAGGQACRPLIARDGLSSVLIEPAIGYIRARGGSVDVGHEVRRLTMAHGRVTELALGDQTIALGPEDAVVMAVPPRSAAMLLPGLTVPTRFRAIVNAHFRFVPPPHHPPMIGVVNGLIEWLFAFPDRFSITISGGDRLVDMPREELARAIWKDICAVAGLEAEMPAWQIVRERRATFEASPEQNALRPGTLTAWKNLFLAGDWTDTGLPATIEGSVRSGNRAADHVLKTRSI, from the coding sequence ATGGAACGGACCGTTCATATCGCCGGTGGCGGCATTTCCGGGCTTGCGGCGGGCGTGCGCCTGGCCGACGCCGGTTATCTGGTTCGCGTGCACGAGGCCGCGCAGCAGGTGGGCGGCCGTTGCCGTTCCTATTTCGACGGCGCGACCAATCTGACGATCGATAACGGCAACCATCTGGTGCTCTCCGGCAACAACAATGTGATGGCCTATGCACGCACGATCGGCTCCGAAGCCGGCCTGCGGGGGCCGCCGGAGGCCGAGTTCCAGTTCATCGATCTTGCCGCCGATAAACGCTGGACCCTGCGGATCAACGACGGGCGCGTTCCATTCTGGGTGTTCGACCGCACTCGCCGGGTTCCGGACACATCACCCGCCGATTACTTCGCGCTCGCGCCGCTGATCTGGGCGAGCGCCGGCACGCGGGTCGGCGACGCCATCAAGTGCGAGGGCGTGCTTTACAAGCGGCTGGTGCTGCCGCTTCTGCTTGCGGCGCTGAACATCGATCCGCCCGATGGATCGGCCGGCCTTGCCGGTGCGATCATTCGCGAGACGTTGCTGGCGGGTGGGCAGGCGTGCCGCCCGTTGATCGCGCGCGACGGGCTGAGTTCGGTGCTGATCGAGCCGGCGATCGGTTACATTCGCGCCAGGGGCGGCAGCGTCGATGTCGGCCACGAGGTGAGGCGTCTCACGATGGCGCACGGCAGGGTCACGGAACTCGCGCTCGGCGATCAGACCATCGCGCTCGGGCCTGAAGATGCCGTCGTGATGGCGGTTCCGCCGCGCTCCGCGGCCATGTTGCTGCCCGGCCTGACCGTGCCGACCAGGTTCCGCGCCATCGTCAACGCGCATTTCCGTTTCGTTCCGCCGCCGCATCATCCGCCGATGATCGGCGTCGTGAACGGCCTGATCGAATGGCTGTTCGCGTTTCCGGACCGATTTTCCATCACCATCAGCGGTGGCGACCGGCTGGTGGACATGCCGCGCGAGGAACTGGCGCGGGCGATCTGGAAGGATATCTGCGCGGTCGCCGGCCTCGAGGCCGAGATGCCGGCCTGGCAGATCGTGCGCGAGCGCCGCGCCACATTCGAGGCTTCGCCCGAGCAGAATGCCCTGCGTCCGGGAACCCTGACGGCTTGGAAAAACCTGTTTCTCGCCGGCGACTGGACTGATACGGGGTTGCCGGCAACCATCGAGGGATCGGTTCGCTCCGGAAACCGGGCCGCCGATCACGTTCTGAAAACCCGCTCAATCTGA
- the hpnD gene encoding presqualene diphosphate synthase HpnD — protein MTIATTADASSGETASNSSFYAAMRILPRAQREAMFQIYTFCRYVDDIADSDRPRSERQAALQQWRDDIDALYQGRAPERLRDYVASVDAFGMRREDFLAVIDGMEMDVLADIRAPEEATLDLYCDRVASAVGRLSVRVFGLPEQDGILLSHHLGRALQLTNILRDLDEDAAIGRLYVPREELLRAGIDCTDPAAVISSPAIPEVCVRLMERARTHFVESDEIMNRNARRAVRAPRIMSKYYHAILDLLEERGFQPPRSPVRVSYAAKIAIVLRYALI, from the coding sequence ATGACAATCGCGACGACAGCCGACGCGAGTTCGGGAGAAACCGCGTCCAACAGTTCGTTCTACGCGGCGATGCGTATCCTGCCGCGCGCGCAGCGCGAGGCGATGTTCCAGATCTACACGTTTTGCCGCTATGTGGACGACATTGCGGATTCGGACCGTCCACGGTCCGAACGGCAGGCCGCGCTTCAGCAGTGGCGTGACGATATCGACGCGCTCTATCAGGGACGCGCGCCGGAACGGTTGCGCGATTACGTCGCCTCCGTTGACGCCTTCGGCATGCGCCGCGAGGATTTTCTTGCCGTCATCGACGGTATGGAAATGGACGTGCTGGCGGATATTCGCGCGCCTGAGGAAGCCACGCTCGATCTGTATTGCGATCGCGTCGCCAGCGCCGTCGGACGGCTGTCGGTCCGGGTGTTCGGCTTGCCTGAGCAGGACGGCATCCTGCTCAGCCACCATCTTGGCCGCGCCCTGCAGTTGACGAACATCCTGCGTGACCTCGACGAGGACGCCGCGATCGGCCGGCTGTACGTGCCGCGCGAGGAACTGCTCCGCGCCGGTATAGACTGCACCGATCCGGCCGCCGTGATATCGAGCCCGGCGATCCCCGAAGTCTGTGTCCGGCTCATGGAGCGGGCGCGGACGCATTTCGTCGAATCGGACGAGATCATGAATCGTAACGCGCGCCGTGCCGTGCGAGCGCCGCGCATCATGTCGAAATATTATCACGCGATACTGGATTTGCTGGAGGAGCGCGGTTTTCAGCCGCCACGTTCACCCGTCCGCGTGAGCTACGCGGCGAAGATCGCCATCGTCCTTCGGTATGCGTTGATCTGA
- the hpnC gene encoding squalene synthase HpnC: MPAANQLRSGKTHRDENFPVASRLIHPRHRALILAFYNFVRTADDIADHAELGEKDKLAWLDLFESELLGQGDSQPEAVNLRKALAQRSMPPRHAIDVLKAFRMDVTKLRYETWDDVIDYCRYSAMPVGRFMLDVHGESMSTWTASDALCAGLQINNHLQDCAKDYRNLNRVYLPRDALAASGVSVEMLGEDKSSPALLQCLHALAGRTEVLLDEGRPLAGEIRDTRLGLEVGVIQMFADKIVALLKARDPLSETVHLKPLQLLGYSAAGITMEMLRRLLRRRPVSNPAAGA, from the coding sequence ATGCCCGCCGCGAACCAGCTACGATCCGGAAAGACCCATCGCGACGAGAATTTTCCCGTCGCGTCGCGTCTCATTCACCCGCGTCATCGCGCGTTGATTCTCGCATTCTATAATTTCGTCCGGACGGCGGACGACATCGCCGATCACGCCGAACTCGGTGAAAAGGACAAGCTTGCCTGGCTCGACCTGTTTGAGAGCGAACTCCTGGGACAGGGAGACAGCCAGCCCGAAGCCGTCAACCTTCGCAAGGCGCTGGCGCAACGGTCGATGCCGCCGCGCCACGCCATCGATGTGCTGAAGGCGTTCCGGATGGACGTCACCAAGCTGCGCTACGAGACCTGGGACGACGTGATCGATTATTGCCGCTACTCGGCGATGCCGGTCGGGCGTTTCATGCTCGACGTGCATGGCGAGAGCATGTCGACCTGGACCGCGTCGGACGCCCTGTGCGCCGGCCTGCAGATCAACAACCATCTTCAGGATTGCGCCAAGGATTACAGGAATCTCAACCGCGTTTATCTGCCGCGCGATGCGCTTGCCGCCTCGGGCGTCTCGGTGGAAATGCTCGGGGAGGACAAATCCTCGCCGGCGCTCCTGCAATGCCTGCACGCGCTCGCCGGACGGACCGAAGTTTTGCTCGACGAGGGCCGGCCGCTCGCGGGCGAGATCAGGGATACGAGGCTGGGACTTGAAGTCGGCGTGATTCAGATGTTCGCCGACAAGATCGTCGCCTTGCTGAAAGCGCGCGATCCTCTGAGCGAGACGGTTCATCTCAAGCCGCTGCAACTGCTCGGTTACAGCGCCGCCGGCATCACCATGGAAATGCTTCGCCGCTTGCTGCGGCGACGGCCGGTGTCGAACCCTGCGGCCGGCGCATGA
- a CDS encoding efflux RND transporter permease subunit, which translates to MHERNPDAADMTKPDRRSLSIAFGFERVGLIAMRAPILSCIILLAMVVGAVFGIQRITIDDSLSQLFRSDTKEYRQYEEVTRRFPSTEFDVLVVVEGKTLLERDNLEKLRDLVTDLQLVDGVRGLISLFSARQAPEPGKLPAALFPAELPQGAEYDHFIETVKSNEIIRGKLLSEDGTLALVVLSLEPAIVSDSKLKATIGQIRQVMNDDLGDTGLTKELSGVPVMQLEIRNAVERDGIIYNVAGILAGCLIAIVFFRKVSFMVVAAFPPLLAILLSLGVLGWANFSLNMFLNVMTPLIMVISFSDSMQLTFAARDRLIAGEDKYSAFRNAVLVVGPACVLTHATAGISFIALQFSNSDLIRSFGEAGLLATIIALLAVLLLVPAFGVLLVRDERRFSEKFKTADWGVQALRRFCAWIAERMVGRPGFFSVLALLVVGGLAVVYASLEPRYRLADQVPDKEQAVAASGRLDAKLTGANPIDILIEFPAGETLYSPQTLATIAAVHKLVEEQAGVGNVWSIETLRRWLAEKAGSHDVATLKEYVSVIPEHLVRRFISEDQTAVVVSGRVPDRDSSQILPVVEKLDRAMDAVRTAHPGYEMAVTGLSAIAARNSASMIEKLNHGLTIEFVLVAVFIGLAFRSVVVMFACILPGIFPVVLSGTLLWLLGEGLQFASVVALTVSFGLGLSATIHFLNRLRSETGPGVGAGKAVERATVLMGPALILTTVVLACGLVVTVFSDLPSLRLFGWLSAFAMVAALVADFLILRPTAMWLITFAERFRHGAVAKPAE; encoded by the coding sequence ATGCATGAGAGAAATCCCGATGCGGCCGATATGACCAAACCGGATAGGCGATCGCTCAGCATCGCTTTCGGGTTCGAGCGGGTCGGGCTGATTGCGATGCGCGCGCCCATCCTGTCCTGCATCATTCTGCTGGCCATGGTCGTCGGCGCCGTGTTCGGGATCCAGCGCATCACAATTGATGACTCGCTCAGCCAGTTGTTCCGCTCCGATACCAAGGAGTATCGCCAGTACGAGGAAGTCACCAGGCGCTTTCCGTCGACTGAGTTCGACGTGCTGGTCGTGGTCGAGGGCAAGACGCTGCTCGAACGCGATAACCTCGAAAAGTTGCGTGATCTGGTCACCGATCTGCAACTGGTGGACGGTGTGCGTGGCCTGATCTCGTTGTTCTCGGCGCGTCAGGCGCCGGAGCCTGGCAAGCTGCCCGCGGCGCTGTTTCCAGCCGAACTGCCGCAAGGTGCTGAATACGACCATTTCATAGAGACCGTGAAGTCCAACGAGATCATTCGCGGCAAGCTGCTGTCGGAGGATGGCACGCTGGCGCTGGTCGTGCTGTCGCTGGAGCCGGCGATCGTCAGTGACAGCAAGCTGAAGGCGACCATCGGCCAGATCCGCCAGGTCATGAACGACGATCTTGGGGACACCGGACTCACCAAAGAGTTGTCCGGCGTGCCGGTGATGCAGCTCGAAATCCGCAACGCCGTGGAGCGTGACGGGATCATCTACAACGTCGCCGGTATCCTGGCCGGCTGCCTGATCGCGATCGTGTTCTTCCGCAAGGTTTCCTTCATGGTCGTCGCGGCGTTTCCGCCGCTGCTTGCCATCCTGCTGTCGTTGGGCGTGCTGGGCTGGGCGAACTTCAGCCTCAACATGTTTCTCAATGTGATGACTCCGCTCATCATGGTCATCAGTTTTTCCGATTCGATGCAGCTGACATTCGCGGCGCGCGACCGCCTGATCGCCGGTGAGGACAAGTATTCCGCCTTCCGCAATGCCGTGCTCGTCGTCGGGCCCGCCTGCGTCCTGACCCATGCCACCGCCGGAATTTCCTTCATCGCGCTGCAATTCTCGAACTCGGACCTGATTCGCAGCTTCGGCGAGGCCGGCCTGCTGGCGACGATCATCGCGCTGCTCGCGGTGCTGTTGCTGGTGCCCGCCTTCGGCGTTCTGCTGGTTCGCGACGAACGGCGCTTCTCGGAGAAGTTCAAAACAGCGGACTGGGGTGTGCAGGCGCTGCGCCGCTTCTGCGCCTGGATCGCGGAGCGGATGGTGGGGCGTCCCGGCTTTTTCAGCGTGCTGGCGTTGCTGGTGGTCGGTGGACTGGCGGTAGTCTACGCCAGCCTGGAGCCGCGTTACCGGCTCGCCGATCAGGTTCCGGACAAGGAGCAGGCGGTGGCGGCGAGCGGTCGCCTCGACGCCAAGCTCACCGGAGCCAATCCGATTGACATCCTGATCGAATTCCCCGCCGGCGAAACTCTGTATTCGCCGCAGACGCTGGCCACCATCGCCGCGGTCCACAAGCTGGTGGAGGAGCAGGCCGGCGTCGGCAACGTCTGGTCGATCGAAACATTGCGGCGGTGGCTTGCCGAAAAGGCCGGCAGCCACGATGTCGCGACCCTCAAGGAATATGTCAGCGTCATTCCCGAGCATCTGGTGCGTCGCTTTATCTCTGAGGACCAGACGGCGGTCGTGGTGTCGGGCCGGGTGCCTGACCGCGATTCGAGCCAGATTCTGCCGGTGGTCGAGAAGCTCGACCGCGCTATGGATGCTGTCAGAACAGCGCATCCCGGTTATGAGATGGCCGTCACCGGCCTGTCCGCCATCGCCGCGCGCAACAGCGCCAGTATGATCGAGAAGCTCAACCACGGTCTTACGATCGAGTTTGTGCTGGTTGCGGTCTTTATCGGATTGGCGTTCCGTTCGGTCGTTGTGATGTTTGCCTGCATCCTGCCCGGAATTTTCCCGGTCGTGCTGTCCGGCACGTTGTTGTGGTTGCTCGGGGAAGGGCTGCAATTCGCGAGCGTGGTCGCGCTCACGGTGTCGTTCGGCCTTGGACTGAGTGCGACCATCCACTTTCTCAACCGCCTGCGGTCGGAGACCGGGCCTGGCGTCGGCGCCGGCAAGGCGGTTGAGCGCGCGACCGTGCTGATGGGGCCGGCCTTGATTCTCACCACCGTGGTGCTGGCCTGCGGTCTGGTGGTGACAGTATTTTCGGATCTGCCGTCACTGCGGCTGTTCGGCTGGCTCAGCGCCTTCGCGATGGTCGCCGCTCTGGTGGCGGACTTCCTGATCCTTCGCCCGACCGCGATGTGGCTGATCACCTTTGCGGAACGTTTCCGCCACGGCGCCGTGGCGAAGCCGGCCGAATAA
- a CDS encoding amidase, with protein sequence MPDDPTLATLAADLAAGRTTARALVSDCLAKIADQAGEGARVFIQVDADAAIAAAEAMDRLRGVNAAPSPYAGIPVSIKDLFDVRGQVSRAGSLALKDAPPAAKDAPVVARLRRAGFVVIGRTNMTEFAYSGLGINPHYGTPKNGWRRDVGHVPGGSSSGAAVSITDGMAHGALGTDTGGSCRIPAAYCGIVGYKPTARRIPLDGGVPLSVTLDSYGPIARSVGCCAVLDAVLADEPVTAVAPRPVRGLRFAAPTTVMLDRLDPAVASAFERALDLLADAGALIDHIAVPEFGEVAELNIGGGFAAAESWAWHRALIAEKAELYDPRVLSRIRYGEGLSAADYVDLLSVRRAIIGSFGRRVAPYDGLLSPTVAITPPRIADLADDAAYVKANMLSLRNCSLINILDGCAISLPCHRESEPPVGLMLAGTGGADRRIFELAAAIEPIVRG encoded by the coding sequence ATGCCTGATGATCCGACCCTGGCCACGCTCGCCGCCGATCTCGCGGCGGGCCGTACCACGGCGCGCGCCCTGGTCAGCGACTGCCTTGCGAAAATCGCGGACCAGGCGGGCGAGGGCGCGCGCGTGTTCATCCAGGTCGATGCGGACGCCGCGATCGCCGCGGCCGAGGCCATGGACAGGCTGCGCGGGGTCAACGCCGCGCCGTCGCCGTACGCAGGCATTCCGGTTTCGATCAAGGATCTGTTCGACGTCAGGGGACAGGTCTCGCGTGCCGGGTCGCTGGCGCTTAAGGATGCGCCTCCGGCCGCGAAGGACGCCCCGGTCGTGGCGCGCCTGCGCCGGGCCGGCTTCGTGGTGATCGGGCGCACCAACATGACCGAATTCGCCTATTCGGGTCTGGGCATCAATCCGCACTACGGCACGCCGAAAAATGGCTGGCGACGCGACGTCGGCCATGTGCCGGGCGGATCGTCGTCGGGCGCGGCAGTCTCGATCACGGATGGCATGGCGCACGGCGCGCTCGGCACCGACACCGGAGGATCGTGCCGGATTCCGGCGGCCTATTGCGGCATCGTCGGCTACAAGCCGACCGCGCGCCGCATTCCGCTCGATGGCGGCGTCCCGCTGTCCGTCACGCTGGACAGTTACGGTCCGATCGCGCGTTCGGTCGGCTGCTGCGCCGTGCTGGACGCGGTTCTGGCGGACGAACCGGTTACGGCGGTCGCGCCGCGCCCGGTGAGAGGACTGCGGTTTGCCGCGCCGACCACGGTGATGCTGGACCGCCTCGATCCCGCCGTTGCGTCGGCCTTCGAGCGCGCGCTGGACCTTTTGGCCGATGCCGGCGCGTTGATCGATCACATCGCCGTTCCCGAGTTCGGCGAGGTTGCGGAACTGAACATCGGGGGCGGATTCGCCGCGGCCGAAAGCTGGGCCTGGCATCGCGCGCTGATCGCTGAGAAGGCGGAATTGTACGATCCCCGCGTCCTCAGCCGCATTCGGTACGGCGAAGGCCTCAGCGCGGCGGATTATGTTGATCTGCTCTCTGTTCGACGCGCGATCATCGGAAGTTTCGGGCGTCGCGTTGCGCCATACGACGGATTGCTGTCGCCGACCGTTGCCATCACGCCGCCGCGGATAGCTGATCTCGCCGATGATGCGGCCTACGTGAAAGCCAACATGCTTTCGCTGCGCAACTGCTCGCTGATCAACATCCTCGATGGATGCGCGATCTCGCTGCCCTGTCATCGCGAGAGCGAGCCGCCGGTTGGCCTGATGCTTGCCGGGACGGGTGGAGCGGATCGCCGGATTTTCGAGCTTGCGGCGGCGATTGAGCCGATCGTTCGCGGCTGA
- the ppc gene encoding phosphoenolpyruvate carboxylase: MPLPRAGQPESDAADLDARLRDDIRLLGRILGDTVRDREGPEAFDLVERIRQTSIRFHRDDDKPARRELEAILDGMSTDETVLVVRAFSYFSHLANIAEDQNNIRQMRSQTLAGGARHQGRLAHTLACARKAGFSAAELRDFFDSAVVSPVLTAHPTEVRRKSTIDREMEVAALLDRRERMQLTPDEYEASEEQLRRAVLTLWQTDLLRRTKLTVLDEVANGLSFYDYTFLREVPRLHCMLEDRLHDPEESSAANEIASFLRIGSWIGGDRDGNPFVTADVMRGTLHWQVSRILRHYLDELHELGRELSLAADLTDVSPELSSLAERSADTSPHRRSEPYRLAVSGIYARLSATAVKLKADTLRPPYGAAPPYASAAEFSADLDILHHSLTANNSEVIARGRLRKLRRAADCFGFHLACLDLRQNSTVHERTIAELLAAASPGTSYLTLDEEARIVLLLRELRSARPLTSPFITYSEETQGELAVFHAAAEAHGTLGPDAIPQCIVSMTEGISDLLEVALLLKEADLVDPTGHSAINIVPLFETIEDLQACAGIMDRLLSLPEYRALVDSRGGLQEVMLGYSDSNKDGGFVTSGWELYKAEIGLVEVFERHKVRLRLFHGRGGSVGRGGGPSYDAILAQPGGAVNGQIRITEQGEIISSKYSNAEVGRSNLEILAAATLEASLLQPRQSAPSLEYLDAMESLSSLAYKAYRNLVFETPGFEDYFWASTVINEISTLNIGSRPASRKKTRRIEDLRAIPWVFSWAQCRVMLPGWYGFGSAVEAWIESHPDKGMAFLQELYGEWPFFRMLLSNMDMVLAKSSIAIASRYADLVPDVELREAIFGRIRREWHLTIDKLLAIMGQERLLAGNPLLERSIRNRFPYLDPLNHVQVELLKDHRAQCEDEQVLRGIQLTINGISAGLRNSG; the protein is encoded by the coding sequence ATGCCGTTACCTCGTGCAGGTCAGCCGGAGTCTGACGCCGCCGACCTCGATGCAAGGCTGCGCGACGATATCCGGCTGCTCGGCCGTATTCTCGGCGATACCGTGCGTGATCGCGAGGGACCGGAGGCGTTCGATCTGGTCGAACGCATCCGGCAGACCTCGATCCGCTTTCATCGCGATGACGACAAGCCCGCGCGGCGCGAACTGGAAGCCATCCTCGACGGCATGTCGACGGACGAGACGGTGCTTGTCGTCCGCGCCTTCAGCTACTTCTCGCATCTCGCCAACATCGCCGAGGATCAGAACAATATCCGCCAGATGCGCAGCCAGACCCTCGCGGGTGGGGCGCGGCATCAGGGTCGGCTGGCGCATACGCTTGCCTGCGCGCGTAAGGCCGGGTTCAGCGCGGCCGAGTTGCGAGACTTTTTCGACAGCGCCGTGGTCAGTCCGGTGCTGACCGCTCATCCGACCGAGGTCCGCCGTAAAAGCACCATCGATCGCGAGATGGAGGTCGCGGCGCTGCTCGACCGTCGCGAACGGATGCAACTCACGCCAGACGAGTACGAGGCCAGCGAGGAACAGTTGCGCCGCGCGGTGCTGACGCTGTGGCAGACCGATCTCCTGCGGCGGACCAAGCTGACGGTGCTGGACGAAGTCGCTAACGGCCTGTCGTTCTACGACTATACCTTCCTGCGCGAGGTGCCGCGGCTGCATTGCATGCTGGAAGATCGCCTGCACGATCCCGAGGAAAGCAGCGCCGCGAACGAGATTGCGTCGTTCCTGCGGATCGGAAGCTGGATCGGCGGCGATCGCGACGGCAATCCCTTTGTGACAGCGGACGTCATGCGCGGCACCCTCCACTGGCAGGTCTCGCGGATACTGCGTCACTATCTCGATGAACTGCATGAACTCGGCCGCGAACTGTCGCTGGCCGCCGATCTCACCGATGTCTCGCCGGAGTTGAGCTCGCTGGCCGAACGATCGGCCGACACCTCGCCGCATCGCCGCAGCGAGCCTTACCGCCTCGCGGTGTCAGGCATTTACGCGCGGCTTTCAGCCACCGCCGTGAAGCTGAAAGCGGACACGCTGCGTCCGCCATACGGCGCGGCTCCGCCCTATGCCAGCGCCGCCGAGTTCAGTGCCGATCTCGATATTCTCCACCACTCGTTGACCGCGAATAACTCGGAGGTGATCGCGCGCGGGCGGCTGCGCAAACTACGCCGCGCCGCCGACTGTTTCGGTTTCCATCTCGCCTGCCTCGACTTGCGGCAGAACTCCACCGTTCATGAAAGAACGATCGCCGAACTGCTCGCCGCCGCCAGTCCGGGCACGTCCTATCTGACGCTGGACGAGGAGGCCCGTATCGTCCTGTTGCTAAGGGAACTGCGCAGCGCGCGTCCGCTGACGTCGCCGTTCATCACATACAGCGAGGAGACGCAGGGCGAGCTTGCGGTGTTCCATGCCGCGGCGGAGGCGCACGGAACGCTTGGCCCGGATGCGATCCCTCAATGCATCGTCTCGATGACCGAAGGCATTTCCGACCTGCTCGAAGTCGCGTTGCTGCTGAAGGAGGCCGACCTGGTCGATCCCACCGGGCACAGCGCCATCAATATCGTGCCGTTGTTCGAGACCATCGAGGATTTGCAGGCCTGTGCCGGCATCATGGACCGGTTGCTGTCGCTGCCGGAGTATCGGGCGCTGGTCGACAGCCGCGGCGGCTTGCAGGAGGTGATGCTCGGCTATTCCGACAGCAACAAGGACGGGGGTTTCGTTACCTCGGGATGGGAGCTTTACAAAGCCGAGATCGGCCTGGTCGAGGTGTTCGAGCGCCACAAGGTGCGGCTGCGCCTGTTTCACGGCCGCGGCGGATCAGTCGGCCGCGGCGGAGGGCCGAGCTACGACGCCATCCTCGCGCAACCGGGTGGTGCGGTGAATGGCCAGATCAGAATCACTGAACAGGGTGAAATCATCTCCAGCAAGTATTCCAACGCCGAGGTGGGCCGCTCCAATCTGGAGATCCTCGCCGCCGCCACGCTGGAGGCCAGCCTGTTGCAGCCGCGGCAGAGCGCTCCGAGCCTGGAATACCTCGACGCGATGGAGTCGCTGTCGTCGCTTGCCTACAAGGCCTATCGCAACCTCGTCTTTGAGACGCCGGGTTTCGAGGACTACTTCTGGGCGTCCACCGTGATTAACGAAATCTCCACATTGAACATCGGCAGCCGGCCGGCGTCGCGCAAGAAGACACGCCGGATCGAGGATCTCCGGGCGATTCCGTGGGTATTCAGTTGGGCGCAATGCCGGGTGATGCTGCCGGGCTGGTACGGGTTCGGCAGCGCGGTGGAGGCGTGGATAGAAAGTCATCCCGACAAAGGCATGGCGTTCCTGCAGGAGCTTTACGGGGAGTGGCCCTTCTTCCGCATGCTGCTTTCCAACATGGACATGGTGCTCGCGAAAAGTTCGATCGCGATCGCGTCGCGTTATGCCGATCTGGTGCCCGACGTTGAACTTCGCGAGGCGATCTTCGGACGCATCCGGCGCGAGTGGCATCTCACCATCGACAAGCTGCTCGCCATCATGGGGCAGGAGCGGTTGCTTGCCGGTAACCCGCTGCTTGAGCGCTCGATCCGCAACCGCTTCCCCTATCTCGATCCGCTCAATCATGTGCAGGTCGAACTCCTGAAGGACCATCGCGCGCAGTGCGAGGATGAGCAGGTGCTGCGGGGTATCCAGCTCACCATCAACGGAATTTCCGCGGGCCTGCGCAACAGCGGCTAG
- a CDS encoding cytochrome P450 yields MSSPAPVTDWVHDFDHTDPRWTENPYPIWDDLRARCPIAHTNRFLGVYLPTTYEAVKEISRDTEHFSSRRVVVRNFRPEPPPPAPPITSDPPAHKHAKQILLPPFAPEAVAKLKPRIRAICNELIDGFINEKGCDAAARYTRYIPTRAITIMLGVPEKDGDLFIKWIHEILEVGLNDDAAVMQAVREMVGYFAEQIEARKKHPTDDLIATLMNARSEDGQPLTDMHVQGALRLLLVAGIDTAWSAIGSSLWHLAQTPADRERLIAEPELIPTAIEEFLRAFAPATSGREVMKETTVSGCPMKPGNMVLLSFPAANRDPAVFPDADKIIIDRKENRHIAFGVGIHRCVGAHLARMEMLVAIEEWLKRIPEFRLDPSGGVKWSEGSVRGPRQLPLLLGKA; encoded by the coding sequence ATGTCCAGCCCTGCCCCCGTCACCGACTGGGTTCACGATTTTGACCATACCGACCCTCGCTGGACCGAAAATCCTTACCCGATCTGGGACGATCTGCGCGCCAGGTGTCCCATCGCTCACACCAACCGCTTTCTCGGGGTCTACCTGCCGACCACCTATGAGGCGGTCAAGGAAATCTCCCGCGACACCGAGCATTTTTCTTCGCGCCGCGTAGTGGTTCGCAATTTCCGCCCGGAGCCGCCGCCGCCGGCGCCGCCGATCACATCGGACCCGCCCGCGCACAAGCACGCCAAGCAGATCCTGCTCCCGCCTTTTGCGCCGGAAGCCGTGGCGAAGCTGAAGCCGAGGATACGCGCGATCTGCAATGAACTGATCGACGGCTTCATAAACGAGAAAGGCTGCGACGCGGCGGCCCGCTATACGCGATACATTCCGACCCGCGCCATCACCATCATGCTGGGCGTCCCGGAAAAGGACGGCGATCTCTTCATCAAGTGGATTCACGAGATACTTGAAGTCGGCCTGAATGATGACGCGGCGGTGATGCAGGCCGTTCGTGAAATGGTCGGCTATTTCGCCGAGCAGATCGAAGCAAGAAAGAAGCACCCGACCGACGACCTGATCGCGACATTGATGAATGCGCGGAGCGAGGACGGGCAACCGCTGACGGATATGCACGTCCAGGGCGCTCTGCGGTTGCTGCTGGTCGCCGGCATCGACACCGCGTGGAGCGCCATCGGCTCCTCGTTGTGGCATCTCGCGCAAACGCCGGCGGATCGCGAGCGTCTCATCGCAGAACCCGAACTGATACCGACCGCCATCGAGGAATTCCTGCGCGCTTTCGCGCCGGCCACATCGGGGCGCGAGGTCATGAAAGAAACCACCGTGAGCGGCTGTCCGATGAAGCCCGGCAACATGGTGCTGCTGTCCTTCCCGGCCGCCAACCGCGACCCGGCTGTCTTTCCCGATGCGGACAAGATCATCATCGACCGCAAGGAGAACCGCCACATCGCTTTCGGCGTCGGCATCCATCGCTGCGTCGGCGCTCACCTTGCCCGCATGGAGATGCTTGTTGCGATCGAGGAGTGGCTCAAACGAATTCCGGAGTTCCGGCTTGATCCGTCGGGCGGGGTGAAGTGGTCCGAGGGCAGCGTGCGCGGCCCACGCCAGCTTCCGCTGCTGCTCGGCAAGGCTTGA